One segment of Clostridium ljungdahlii DSM 13528 DNA contains the following:
- a CDS encoding mannose-1-phosphate guanylyltransferase/mannose-6-phosphate isomerase, translating to MKVIILAGGSGTRLWPLSRSRYPKQFIKLQGSKPSLFQETFKRSLLLAGLDDIYVVTNEKYKFLVMGEVEELDYKYNEYNIIVEPEVKNTLPAIYAGVHEIAKKGNDTVVVFPSDHMIIKGQEFANIIKSSEALTKDSIITFGIKPNSPNTGYGYIAPGNKKLNGYEIKEFKEKPDYETAVTYVNGGYYWNAGIFMFNTEIFINEVKLYAENIYNAFKSSNTIKEAFSKIDEKISMDYGIMEKSKNIAVKPVDIGWNDLGSFDSFYEVFDKDENSNISHADSIIIDSKDNYIYSGKGKLVAAVGINDLIVVDNRDALLICKKDKSQKVKKIVETLKERNDSRVEYHVQDYRPWGNYKVLEEEKNSFKIKRIKLSQGKKLSYQMHYYRSEHWIVVKGMAKVTIDDIEKLVSAGESIFIKPGQKHRLENPGKIPLEIIEVQMGDYLEEDDIVRFDDD from the coding sequence ATGAAAGTAATAATCCTGGCAGGTGGAAGTGGAACAAGACTATGGCCGCTGAGCCGCAGCAGATATCCAAAACAATTTATTAAATTGCAAGGTAGTAAACCATCCTTATTTCAGGAAACCTTTAAGAGAAGCTTATTATTGGCAGGCTTAGATGATATATATGTAGTAACGAATGAAAAGTATAAATTTTTAGTAATGGGTGAAGTTGAAGAATTAGATTATAAATATAATGAATATAATATAATTGTTGAACCTGAAGTTAAAAATACTCTCCCTGCAATTTACGCAGGTGTTCATGAAATAGCTAAAAAGGGTAATGATACAGTAGTTGTTTTTCCTTCTGATCATATGATTATAAAAGGTCAGGAATTTGCAAATATTATTAAAAGTTCAGAAGCGTTAACTAAAGATTCAATTATAACTTTTGGAATTAAACCGAATAGTCCGAATACCGGATATGGGTACATTGCGCCGGGAAATAAAAAACTAAATGGATATGAAATAAAAGAGTTTAAAGAAAAACCCGATTATGAGACAGCTGTTACATATGTTAATGGGGGATATTATTGGAATGCAGGAATATTTATGTTTAATACTGAGATATTTATAAATGAAGTAAAGCTTTATGCTGAGAATATATATAATGCTTTTAAAAGTAGTAATACCATAAAGGAAGCTTTTAGCAAAATAGATGAAAAAATTTCAATGGACTATGGCATTATGGAAAAAAGTAAAAATATTGCGGTTAAACCCGTAGATATAGGTTGGAATGATCTTGGAAGTTTTGATTCTTTTTATGAAGTTTTTGATAAAGATGAAAATAGTAACATATCTCATGCTGATAGTATAATTATTGATTCAAAGGATAATTACATATATTCGGGAAAAGGCAAGTTAGTTGCAGCTGTAGGCATTAATGATTTAATTGTAGTTGATAATAGAGATGCCTTGCTTATTTGTAAAAAAGACAAGTCACAAAAGGTAAAGAAAATTGTAGAAACTTTAAAAGAAAGAAATGATAGTAGGGTAGAATATCATGTTCAAGATTACAGACCCTGGGGGAACTATAAAGTTCTAGAAGAAGAGAAAAATTCATTTAAAATTAAAAGGATTAAATTAAGTCAGGGTAAAAAGTTAAGTTATCAGATGCATTATTATAGAAGTGAGCATTGGATAGTTGTTAAGGGTATGGCAAAAGTTACAATAGATGATATAGAAAAGTTGGTATCTGCAGGAGAAAGTATTTTTATAAAACCTGGACAAAAACACAGACTTGAGAATCCAGGGAAGATACCTCTTGAAATTATTGAAGTTCAGATGGGTGATTATTTAGAAGAAGATGATATTGTAAGATTTGATGATGACTAA
- the pseI gene encoding pseudaminic acid synthase: MNKNIKIKNFEINETSKTFIIGEISANHNGSFDNAVKLIHAAKDAGADAVKLQTYTADTITIDCYNKYFQIKQGTLWDGKTLHDLYEEAYMPWKWQPELKKIAEENGLACFSSPFDKTAVDFLEDMDVPAYKVASFEITDIPLITYMASKGKPMIIAAGIAEISDIQLAIDACKKVGNDQIILLKCTSAYPAPFEEVNLKTIPNMRETFDVIAGLSDHTLGIEVPISAVTLGAKVIEKHITLSRADGGPDAAFSLEPHELKSMVQSIRNTEKAIGKVSYELTEKQMKNRAFTRSLFAVKDIKAGEIFTEENVRSIRPGFGLPPKYIDNILGRTAGENLLKGTPLHWKYVK; this comes from the coding sequence ATGAACAAAAATATAAAAATTAAAAATTTTGAAATTAATGAAACTAGTAAAACATTTATTATAGGAGAAATCTCAGCTAATCATAATGGCAGTTTTGATAATGCAGTAAAGCTTATACATGCTGCAAAAGATGCAGGAGCAGATGCTGTCAAATTGCAGACATATACTGCAGACACTATAACTATAGATTGTTATAATAAATATTTTCAAATAAAACAGGGTACTTTATGGGATGGAAAAACTCTCCATGACCTGTACGAAGAGGCATATATGCCCTGGAAATGGCAGCCTGAATTAAAGAAAATAGCCGAAGAAAATGGTCTTGCTTGCTTTTCTTCACCATTTGATAAAACAGCAGTAGATTTTTTGGAAGATATGGATGTACCGGCATATAAAGTAGCTTCTTTTGAAATCACTGATATACCATTGATTACATATATGGCTTCCAAGGGAAAACCTATGATAATAGCAGCAGGTATAGCAGAAATCTCAGATATTCAATTAGCTATAGATGCATGTAAAAAAGTTGGCAATGATCAGATAATTCTTCTTAAATGTACTAGTGCCTATCCTGCTCCATTTGAAGAAGTTAATTTAAAAACTATTCCTAATATGAGAGAAACTTTTGACGTAATAGCAGGCCTTTCCGACCATACATTAGGAATAGAAGTTCCTATATCAGCTGTAACACTTGGAGCAAAAGTTATTGAAAAACACATAACACTCTCAAGGGCAGATGGAGGACCGGATGCTGCATTTTCTTTAGAACCACATGAATTAAAAAGTATGGTTCAATCAATTCGAAATACTGAGAAAGCTATTGGAAAAGTTAGCTATGAACTAACAGAAAAGCAGATGAAAAACAGAGCATTCACCAGATCTTTATTTGCAGTAAAAGATATTAAAGCAGGGGAAATTTTTACAGAGGAAAATGTTAGATCAATAAGACCGGGATTTGGATTACCTCCTAAATACATAGATAATATTTTAGGAAGAACTGCTGGTGAAAATTTACTAAAAGGTACTCCACTGCATTGGAAATATGTTAAATAG
- a CDS encoding oligosaccharide flippase family protein, translated as MKLKKIFSNGRINILLKYSSIKYIALIIAFLKGIINAGALGPELLGVLGNLLLVLSYLSYSNLGILYSMNREYVIYESTDEKDKAGKVISTSFTALFILSILLIAAGIIAKFIYKDNLGNYILLVFIIGILEQYRSFYINYYRLVNKVRKINFIELINNVLSFVLIIISIKYFKIYSVLIAMFIADIIVFIYGYKNSERIKLSIDKKVLKDLIIVGVPLLIYNLGFYILTTVDRLMTINFLGYRDLGYYTFSNQLVNGTMVFISSVLFLYYPKVIKNLYINGNNDRRQILKRIEQYTRYVEVLGVVLCLAGIILIKPFTNMILPKYSVSIDIYRILVFGGVFSEISYFANVFTVSNKKQIYSVYLQCLATAAAVILNYIFIKSGMGIIGVSLATLMTNILYSIMQHLIYLRILNLKISFIRNTLKVYLKFTSFTVICIALGFININFILYIVILSIITFILYYSNLRNMIIDMGKL; from the coding sequence ATGAAACTTAAGAAAATTTTTAGTAATGGTAGAATAAATATCTTATTAAAGTATTCTTCTATTAAATATATAGCATTAATTATTGCATTTTTAAAAGGAATAATTAATGCTGGGGCACTTGGACCTGAATTATTAGGTGTACTTGGCAATCTGCTGCTTGTTTTAAGCTATCTATCCTATTCTAATCTGGGAATATTGTATTCCATGAATAGAGAATATGTTATATATGAATCAACTGATGAGAAAGATAAAGCGGGTAAAGTTATTAGTACATCTTTTACGGCATTATTCATATTGTCAATATTATTAATAGCAGCTGGTATAATTGCTAAATTCATATATAAAGATAATTTAGGCAATTATATTTTGTTGGTTTTTATTATAGGAATTTTGGAGCAGTATAGAAGTTTCTATATTAATTATTATAGATTGGTTAATAAGGTTAGAAAGATAAATTTTATAGAGCTTATCAATAATGTATTATCATTTGTGTTAATAATCATATCTATAAAATATTTTAAAATATATTCTGTATTAATAGCTATGTTCATAGCGGATATTATAGTTTTTATCTATGGTTATAAAAATAGTGAAAGGATTAAACTGAGTATAGATAAAAAAGTTTTAAAAGATTTAATAATAGTTGGGGTTCCATTACTTATATATAATTTGGGATTTTATATTCTAACAACAGTTGATAGGTTGATGACAATTAATTTTTTAGGATACAGGGATTTAGGATACTACACATTTTCAAATCAGCTTGTGAATGGGACTATGGTATTCATATCTTCGGTTTTGTTTTTATATTATCCTAAAGTCATAAAGAACTTGTACATTAATGGAAATAATGACAGAAGGCAAATTTTAAAAAGAATAGAACAGTATACTAGGTATGTAGAAGTCTTAGGAGTAGTTTTATGTTTAGCAGGTATAATATTAATAAAACCTTTTACCAATATGATTTTACCTAAATATTCTGTAAGTATTGATATATATCGAATATTAGTTTTTGGTGGAGTTTTCAGCGAAATATCCTATTTTGCCAATGTTTTTACCGTATCAAATAAAAAACAGATATATTCAGTGTATCTGCAATGTTTAGCAACTGCAGCAGCAGTCATTCTTAATTATATTTTCATTAAATCAGGCATGGGGATAATTGGAGTTTCCTTAGCAACCTTGATGACCAATATATTGTATTCCATAATGCAGCATTTGATATATCTGAGGATATTAAACTTAAAAATAAGCTTCATAAGGAATACCCTAAAGGTATATCTAAAATTTACATCATTTACAGTTATATGTATAGCTCTTGGCTTTATAAATATAAATTTTATATTATATATTGTGATTCTTAGTATTATAACGTTTATTTTATATTATAGTAATTTAAGAAATATGATAATTGATATGGGAAAGTTATAG
- the pseG gene encoding UDP-2,4-diacetamido-2,4,6-trideoxy-beta-L-altropyranose hydrolase — protein sequence MATIAIRADGGSQIGMGHIMRTLVLAKELAKTNDVFYLCRIDKPLSGRYSYGIEKVKNEGFKVITIDENNVLGELERIQCDCLITDSYDVDEHYFTKTKELFKKTGYFDDMNLYHFDVDFIINQNINAEDLNYNTDKRTILFLGPGFALLRDEFRKSKIKKVNEVVKDILITLGGADFNNYTAKILQLIKELRYNFHVVVGPSFKYIDELSNYEKMNSNIKLHFNTNMKALMDRCDIAISACGSTLYELAACGVPALGLIIAENQKEIAKKMEQEKLIINLGPIDKLNKEKLVNTVEELCSDLNRREQMNYNQSIVIDKNGAEKLCKNIMVAIG from the coding sequence ATGGCTACAATTGCAATAAGAGCGGATGGTGGCTCTCAAATAGGCATGGGGCATATTATGAGAACATTGGTTTTAGCTAAGGAACTGGCGAAAACTAATGATGTTTTTTATTTATGCAGAATAGATAAACCCTTAAGTGGCAGGTATAGTTATGGCATAGAAAAAGTTAAAAATGAAGGCTTTAAAGTAATTACTATAGATGAAAATAATGTATTAGGGGAATTAGAAAGGATTCAGTGTGATTGTCTGATAACAGACAGTTATGATGTAGATGAACATTATTTTACTAAAACAAAAGAGTTATTTAAAAAGACCGGATATTTTGATGATATGAATTTATATCATTTTGATGTGGATTTTATAATAAATCAAAATATAAATGCAGAAGATTTAAATTATAATACTGACAAAAGGACAATATTATTTTTAGGACCTGGTTTTGCTTTATTGAGAGATGAATTTAGAAAATCAAAAATTAAGAAGGTAAATGAAGTTGTAAAAGATATTTTAATAACTCTAGGGGGGGCAGATTTTAATAATTATACAGCAAAAATTTTACAACTTATAAAAGAATTAAGATACAATTTTCATGTTGTAGTTGGACCATCTTTCAAATATATAGATGAGCTTAGTAACTATGAGAAAATGAACAGTAACATTAAATTACATTTTAACACAAATATGAAAGCTTTAATGGATAGGTGTGATATAGCTATATCAGCTTGTGGGAGCACGCTGTATGAATTGGCAGCCTGCGGAGTGCCTGCATTAGGATTGATAATTGCAGAAAACCAAAAGGAAATAGCTAAAAAAATGGAACAAGAAAAATTAATAATCAATTTAGGTCCTATAGATAAATTAAATAAGGAAAAGTTAGTAAATACAGTAGAAGAATTGTGCAGTGACTTAAATAGGAGAGAACAGATGAATTATAACCAGAGTATAGTTATTGATAAAAATGGAGCTGAAAAGCTTTGTAAAAATATTATGGTAGCAATCGGATAA
- a CDS encoding GNAT family N-acetyltransferase → MKVVCIVQARISSTRFPGKVLKEICGKTVLEHDVDRLRRIKNVDEIVIATTTLEKDNVIVKECEKLKIKCFRGSEDDVLSRYYYAAKENSADVVVRVTSDCPLIDSEVTESIIQCYMENREKYDYLSNTIDRTYPRGLDTEVFSFCALEKAFNESTSQRDREHVTPYIWDNDNIFNIFQYKNKIDYSDLRWTLDTEEDFKLISIIYEQFEDRDYFGMNEIVKFLEKNPEVKEINKYIEQKKIDDSLFLIPAGEGHCDLIYEWVNEDEVRKNSFNNSEIPYEEHVNWYFKKLKDPDCFIYLLADSNKNIGIVRVEKKGNENVVSYSISKQFRGKGYGYKILEKLQDKLMKENKNIILTAYVKKENIYSVKIFEKLHYNLVENDDYNMKFEKNLSR, encoded by the coding sequence ATGAAGGTAGTTTGTATTGTACAGGCAAGGATTAGTTCTACAAGGTTTCCAGGGAAAGTATTAAAAGAGATTTGTGGTAAAACTGTTCTGGAGCACGATGTAGATAGATTAAGAAGAATAAAAAATGTAGATGAAATAGTAATAGCTACAACCACATTAGAAAAGGATAATGTTATTGTAAAAGAATGTGAAAAATTAAAGATAAAATGTTTTAGGGGTTCGGAGGATGATGTACTATCTAGATATTATTATGCTGCTAAAGAAAATAGTGCGGATGTGGTTGTTAGGGTTACATCTGACTGCCCGCTCATAGATAGTGAAGTTACTGAAAGTATAATTCAGTGCTATATGGAAAATAGAGAAAAATACGATTATTTAAGCAATACTATAGACAGGACTTATCCAAGAGGATTAGATACGGAGGTATTTAGTTTTTGCGCATTGGAGAAAGCTTTTAATGAATCAACATCTCAAAGAGACAGGGAACATGTAACACCCTATATTTGGGATAACGATAATATTTTCAATATTTTTCAATATAAAAATAAAATAGATTATTCAGATTTAAGATGGACACTAGATACAGAAGAGGATTTTAAGTTAATATCAATAATATATGAACAGTTTGAAGATAGAGATTATTTTGGTATGAATGAAATAGTAAAATTTTTAGAGAAAAACCCTGAAGTAAAAGAAATCAATAAGTATATAGAACAGAAAAAAATTGATGACAGCTTATTTTTGATACCTGCTGGTGAAGGCCATTGTGATTTAATATATGAATGGGTAAATGAGGATGAGGTAAGAAAAAATTCTTTTAATAATAGTGAAATACCATATGAGGAGCATGTAAATTGGTATTTTAAGAAATTGAAGGATCCGGATTGTTTTATCTATTTATTGGCCGATTCCAATAAAAACATAGGAATAGTTAGAGTTGAGAAAAAGGGAAATGAAAATGTAGTAAGTTATAGCATATCAAAGCAATTTCGTGGAAAAGGTTATGGATATAAGATTTTGGAAAAGCTTCAGGATAAGCTTATGAAAGAAAACAAGAATATTATACTGACAGCTTATGTTAAAAAAGAAAACATATACTCTGTAAAAATATTTGAAAAGTTACATTATAATTTGGTAGAAAATGATGATTATAATATGAAGTTTGAGAAAAATTTAAGTAGGTGA
- the rfbB gene encoding dTDP-glucose 4,6-dehydratase, which produces MKTYLVTGGAGFIGSNFIHYMLKKYLNIKIINYDKLTYAGNLENLKFISKNPNYIFVQGDICDREKLQQLFEKYDIDYVINFAAESHVDRSIRDPEVFVKTNVLGTVALLDTAKNAWTLEGEFKQGKKYLQVSTDEVYGSLGKEGYFTEKTPLDSHSPYSSSKASADLMVKAYFDTYKMPVNITRCSNNYGPYQFPEKLIPLVINNCANKRDIPVYGDGLNIRDWLYVEDHCKAIDMVINNGKLGEAYNIGGHNERTNIYIVKTIISYIHDNVDPYVDENLIKYVEDRKGHDRRYGIDPTKIKDELGWYPETEFEDGIIKTIKWYLDNKDWMNNVTSGDYKKYYDRMYKNK; this is translated from the coding sequence ATGAAAACATATCTGGTAACAGGAGGAGCAGGCTTTATTGGCTCTAACTTTATTCATTACATGTTAAAAAAATACTTAAATATAAAAATAATAAACTACGACAAACTAACCTATGCAGGTAACCTTGAAAACTTAAAGTTTATATCTAAAAATCCTAACTACATCTTCGTCCAGGGAGACATATGTGACAGAGAAAAACTTCAACAGCTATTTGAAAAATATGATATAGACTATGTGATAAACTTTGCAGCAGAATCTCATGTAGACAGGAGCATAAGAGATCCTGAAGTATTTGTAAAGACAAATGTTCTGGGCACTGTGGCACTTTTAGATACTGCAAAAAATGCATGGACTTTAGAAGGTGAATTTAAACAGGGCAAAAAATATCTTCAAGTTTCCACAGATGAGGTTTATGGGTCACTTGGGAAAGAAGGATATTTTACGGAAAAAACTCCACTGGATTCTCACAGCCCTTATTCTTCAAGTAAAGCGTCTGCTGATTTGATGGTAAAGGCATATTTTGATACTTATAAAATGCCTGTAAATATAACCCGCTGTTCAAACAATTATGGTCCCTATCAATTTCCTGAAAAACTTATTCCACTTGTCATAAACAATTGTGCAAATAAAAGAGATATTCCAGTATACGGTGATGGACTTAACATAAGAGATTGGCTTTATGTAGAAGATCACTGTAAAGCTATAGACATGGTTATCAATAATGGGAAACTAGGAGAGGCTTATAACATAGGTGGGCATAATGAGAGAACAAACATCTATATAGTTAAAACAATAATTTCATATATACACGACAATGTAGATCCTTATGTAGATGAAAATCTTATAAAATATGTCGAAGACCGAAAAGGACATGATAGGAGATATGGCATTGATCCTACAAAGATCAAAGACGAACTTGGATGGTATCCTGAAACAGAATTTGAGGATGGCATAATAAAAACTATAAAGTGGTACTTAGATAATAAAGATTGGATGAATAATGTGACTTCTGGGGATTATAAGAAGTACTATGACAGAATGTACAAAAACAAATAA